The Siniperca chuatsi isolate FFG_IHB_CAS linkage group LG7, ASM2008510v1, whole genome shotgun sequence genome includes a window with the following:
- the LOC122879136 gene encoding uncharacterized protein LOC122879136 yields MAASILRRKIPPISTGELGAPPLRQASHSQSRPSTGAEPAERQHLIGDGHSDWMTEKVDLSSFVSTTESSPSSSLPPSPLEQDVKVPSDLEVMTSLLQEELAQLEDYFRSESTSTTNKLEKSSKCDKGAQAMGSQSYYQLPYGSYGTSQSETSPVVVTLATGELDLASFCGGPIGRTKIARPAPYNYHHRYHHNNGRRIISEAVKVGEEVGLDTWGSRGSYSGSTELSVNHYSTLKTVSKNSLSSVKKVRECALSLKEEESYCFSEGMFCSEEIARGFCLGGSYDSHHKREGQLMHNVKVNVSYDSTGLEVLHCSKDGGLSGSIPQETMVAGDGYFHQSMANTEPYHSFIGDLDQPSQAQAVEPQHGHYLYPECLADQSYECLSRGEGETLLGAPIHRPTQRLKDEPCSVKPALMMGAASLDSGTGERKQKKRDQNKTAAHRYRLRKRAELDSLEEELHGLEGQNRELRDKAESVEREIQYVKDLLIEVYKARSQRLKQDGSA; encoded by the exons ATGGCGGCATCGATCCTTCGCAGGAAAATTCCTCCCATTTCCACAGGCGAGCTCGGCGCTCCCCCTCTCCGACAGGCTAGCCACAGCCAATCACGGCCCAGCACGGGGGCGGAGCCAGCGGAGAGGCAGCACTTAATTG GTGATGGTCACTCAGATTGGATGACGGAAAAAGTTGATTTGTCTTCATTTGTGTCGACAACCGAATCTTCTCCCAGCTCATCCCTTCCACCCTCACCGTTAGAACAAGATGTCAAGGTGCCCTCGGATCTGGAGGTCATGACCTCTCTactgcaggaggagctggctcAGCTGGAGGACTACTTCCGCTCCGAGTCCACATCCACGACAAACAAGTTGGAGAAATCCTCAAAAtgtgacaagggtgcccaagcCATGGGCTCCCAATCTTATTATCAGTTACCCTATGGCTCGTATGggaccagccaatcagaaaccaGCCCTGTGGTTGTTACCTTGGCAACAGGGGAACTGGACCTGGCCAGCTTCTGTGGCGGTCCCATCGGCAGAACCAAAATCGCACGACCCGCTCCATACAACTACCATCACCGCTACCACCACAATAATGGGCGAAGAATCATCAGCGAGGCTGTGAAAGTCGGGGAGGAAGTTGGACTTGATACGTGGGGCTCCAGGGGAAGTTACTCAGGAAGCACAGAGTTGTCTGTGAACCACTACTCCACACTGAAGACAGTGAGCAAGAACAGCCTCAGTAGCGTCAAGAAGGTGAGAGAATGTGCTTTATCGttgaaggaagaggagagttATTGTTTTTCAGAAGGAATGTTTTGCAGCGAAGAGATTGCTCGAGGTTTTTGTCTGGGTGGCTCGTACGACAGCCACCACAAGCGAGAGGGACAGTTGATGCACAACGTGAAGGTCAATGTAAGTTACGACAGCACGGGGCTCGAGGTCTTGCACTGCAGCAAAGATGGAGGACTTTCTGGAAGTATTCCCCAAGAGACAATGGTGGCCGGTGACGGCTACTTCCACCAGTCCATGGCCAACACAGAGCCTTACCATAGCTTTATAGGTGACCTAGATCAGCCGTCACAAGCACAGGCTGTAGAGCCCCAACATGGCCACTACCTCTATCCAGAATGCCTTGCAGACCAAAGCTATGAATGTCTGTCCAGAGGGGAGGGCGAGACGCTGCTGGGCGCCCCCATCCACCGCCCCACTCAGAGGCTAAAGGATGAGCCCTGCTCTGTCAAACCAGCTCTGATGATGGGCGCAGCGTCTCTGGATTCTGGCACTGGAGAGaggaagcagaagaagagagaccaGAACAAAACTGCTGCTCACAG gtacagGCTGCGTAAGAGGgcggagctggactctctggaggaggagctgcatGGCCTCGAGGGGCAGAACCGGGAGCTTCGTGACAAGGCGGAGTCGGTGGAGCGAGAAATCCAGTACGTCAAAGATTTACTGATCGAGGTCTACAAGGCTCGCAGTCAGCGGCTCAAACAGGATGGCAGTGCCTAA